Proteins from a genomic interval of Pseudomonas silesiensis:
- the putA gene encoding trifunctional transcriptional regulator/proline dehydrogenase/L-glutamate gamma-semialdehyde dehydrogenase produces MATTTLGVKLDDPTRERLKAAATSIDRTPHWLIKQAIFNYLEKLEGGATLTELNGLTKDSDEAVDVPLDHAHQCFLEFAESILPQSVLRASITAAYRRPEPEVVPMLIEQARLPAAMAEATNKLAASIAEKLRNQKSAGGRAGIVQGLLQEFSLSSQEGVALMCLAEALLRIPDKGTRDALIRDKISTGNWHPHLGNSPSLFVNAATWGLLLTGKLVATHNEAGLTSSLSRIIGKSGEPMIRKGVDMAMRLMGEQFVTGETIAEALANASKFEAKGFRYSYDMLGEAALTEHDAQKYLASYEQAIHSIGKASHGRGIYEGPGISIKLSALHPRYSRAQYERVMEELYPRLLSLTLLAKQYDIGLNIDAEEADRLELSLDLLERLCFEPQLTGWNGIGFVIQAYQKRCPYVIDYVIDLARRSRHRLMIRLVKGAYWDSEIKRAQVEGLEGYPVYTRKVYTDVSYIACARKLLSVPEVIYPQFATHNAHTLSAIYHIAGQNYYPGQYEFQCLHGMGEPLYEQVVGKVSEGKLNRPCRVYAPVGTHETLLAYLVRRLLENGANTSFVNRIADQSISIQELVADPVASIEQMATLEGGFGLPHPRIPLPRDLYGAERANSSGIDMANEHRLASLSCALLATAHNHWKAAPMLGCASSTETPAPVLNPSDLRDVVGHVQEATVDDVDNAIQCALNAAPIWQATPPAERAAILERAADLMEGEIQPLMGLLAREAGKTFANAIAEVREAVDFLRYYAVQARNDFSNDAHRPLGPVVCISPWNFPLAIFSGQVAAALAAGNPVLAKPAEQTPLVAAQAVRLMLEAGIPEGVLQLLPGRGETVGARLVGDDRVKGVMFTGSTEVARLLQRNVAGRLDAQGRPIPLIAETGGQNAMIVDSSALTEQVVIDVVSSAFDSAGQRCSALRVLCLQEDSADRVIEMLKGAMAECRLGNPERLSVDIGPVIDAEAKAGIDKHIQGMRDKGRSVYQVAIANTDEVKRGTFVMPTLIELESFDELQREIFGPVLHVVRYKRKDIDQLIAQINASGYGLTLGVHTRIDETIAKVIDNVNAGNVYVNRNIVGAVVGVQPFGGEGLSGTGPKAGGPLYLYRLLSTRPTDAIEQSFARGDAITAPDVRLRDAMSKPLTALKAWADKHKLADLSTLCVQFAAQSQSGITRVLAGPTGERNSYAILPREHVLCLADVEGDLLTQLAAVLAVGGSAVWPEAELTKAVFARLPKDVQARIKLVADWNKDEVVFDAVLHHGHSDQLRAVCQQVAKRAGAIVGVHGLSQGETGIALERLVIERALSVNTAAAGGNASLMTIG; encoded by the coding sequence ATGGCTACCACCACCCTTGGGGTCAAACTTGACGACCCGACCCGCGAGCGCCTCAAGGCCGCCGCGACCTCGATTGACCGCACACCGCACTGGTTGATCAAGCAGGCGATATTCAATTACCTGGAAAAACTCGAGGGTGGTGCAACCCTGACCGAGCTGAACGGTTTGACCAAGGATTCCGACGAAGCCGTCGACGTACCGCTGGATCACGCCCATCAGTGCTTCCTTGAGTTTGCCGAAAGCATCCTGCCGCAATCGGTGCTGCGCGCGTCGATTACCGCCGCCTACCGTCGCCCGGAACCCGAAGTGGTGCCGATGCTGATCGAACAGGCTCGCCTGCCGGCGGCGATGGCCGAAGCCACCAACAAACTCGCCGCCTCGATTGCCGAGAAATTGCGCAATCAGAAGAGCGCCGGCGGCCGTGCCGGTATTGTTCAGGGCTTGTTGCAAGAGTTTTCCCTGTCGTCCCAGGAAGGCGTGGCGCTGATGTGCCTGGCCGAAGCGCTGCTGCGCATCCCGGACAAAGGCACCCGCGACGCGCTGATCCGCGACAAGATCAGCACCGGCAACTGGCACCCGCACCTGGGCAACAGCCCGTCGCTGTTCGTCAACGCCGCCACCTGGGGCTTGCTGCTGACCGGCAAACTGGTCGCCACCCACAACGAAGCCGGCCTGACTTCGTCCTTGAGCCGCATCATCGGCAAGAGCGGCGAGCCGATGATCCGCAAGGGCGTCGACATGGCCATGCGCCTGATGGGCGAGCAGTTCGTCACCGGCGAAACCATCGCCGAAGCCCTGGCCAACGCCAGCAAGTTCGAAGCCAAGGGCTTCCGCTATTCCTACGACATGCTGGGTGAAGCCGCACTCACCGAACATGACGCCCAGAAGTACCTGGCCTCGTACGAACAAGCCATCCACTCGATCGGCAAAGCCTCCCACGGTCGTGGGATTTATGAAGGCCCGGGCATTTCCATCAAGCTGTCGGCCCTGCACCCGCGTTACAGCCGCGCCCAGTACGAGCGCGTGATGGAAGAGCTGTACCCGCGCCTGCTGTCGCTGACCCTGCTGGCCAAGCAATACGACATCGGCCTGAACATCGACGCCGAAGAAGCCGACCGCCTCGAGCTGTCGCTGGATCTGCTGGAACGCCTGTGCTTCGAGCCGCAACTGACCGGCTGGAACGGTATCGGTTTCGTTATCCAGGCTTACCAGAAGCGTTGCCCTTACGTGATCGACTACGTGATCGACCTGGCTCGTCGCAGCCGTCATCGCTTGATGATCCGCCTGGTGAAAGGCGCCTACTGGGACAGCGAGATCAAGCGCGCCCAGGTCGAAGGCCTGGAAGGCTATCCGGTCTACACCCGCAAGGTGTACACCGACGTGTCCTACATTGCCTGCGCCCGCAAACTGCTCTCGGTACCGGAAGTCATCTACCCGCAGTTCGCCACGCACAACGCCCACACCCTGTCGGCCATTTACCACATTGCCGGTCAGAACTATTACCCCGGCCAGTACGAGTTCCAGTGCCTGCACGGCATGGGTGAACCGCTGTACGAACAGGTCGTAGGCAAGGTTTCCGAAGGCAAGCTGAACCGTCCGTGCCGTGTGTACGCACCGGTTGGCACCCACGAAACACTGCTGGCTTACCTGGTCCGTCGCCTGCTGGAAAACGGCGCGAACACCTCGTTCGTCAACCGCATCGCCGACCAGTCCATTTCGATTCAGGAGCTGGTGGCCGATCCAGTGGCCAGCATCGAGCAGATGGCGACGCTGGAAGGCGGCTTCGGCCTGCCGCACCCGCGTATCCCGCTGCCGCGTGATCTTTATGGTGCCGAGCGCGCCAACTCCAGCGGCATCGACATGGCCAACGAACATCGTCTGGCTTCCCTGTCCTGCGCCCTGCTGGCCACCGCTCACAACCACTGGAAAGCCGCACCGATGCTCGGTTGCGCGTCCAGCACTGAAACCCCTGCGCCTGTCTTGAACCCATCCGATCTGCGCGACGTGGTCGGCCATGTCCAGGAAGCCACCGTCGACGACGTCGACAACGCGATCCAGTGCGCCCTGAACGCTGCGCCGATCTGGCAGGCCACCCCGCCCGCCGAACGCGCCGCGATCCTGGAACGTGCCGCCGATTTGATGGAAGGCGAGATCCAGCCGCTGATGGGCCTGCTGGCCCGCGAAGCCGGCAAGACCTTCGCCAACGCCATCGCCGAAGTGCGCGAAGCCGTGGACTTCCTGCGTTATTACGCGGTGCAGGCACGCAACGACTTCAGCAACGACGCCCACCGCCCATTGGGTCCGGTGGTCTGCATCAGCCCGTGGAACTTCCCGCTGGCGATCTTCAGCGGCCAGGTCGCTGCGGCCTTGGCTGCCGGTAACCCGGTGCTGGCCAAGCCTGCAGAACAGACTCCGCTGGTGGCGGCTCAAGCCGTGCGCTTGATGCTCGAAGCCGGGATTCCGGAAGGCGTGCTGCAACTGTTGCCGGGCCGTGGCGAAACCGTTGGCGCCCGTCTGGTCGGCGACGATCGGGTCAAAGGCGTGATGTTCACCGGTTCCACCGAAGTCGCTCGCTTGCTGCAACGCAACGTCGCCGGTCGCCTGGATGCTCAAGGCCGTCCGATTCCGCTGATCGCCGAAACCGGCGGCCAGAATGCGATGATCGTCGACTCTTCGGCGCTGACCGAACAAGTAGTGATCGACGTGGTGTCGTCGGCCTTCGACAGCGCTGGTCAACGTTGCTCGGCGCTGCGGGTCCTGTGCCTGCAGGAAGATTCCGCTGACCGCGTCATCGAAATGCTCAAGGGTGCCATGGCTGAATGCCGTCTCGGCAACCCGGAGCGCTTGTCCGTGGACATCGGCCCGGTGATCGACGCCGAAGCCAAGGCAGGCATCGACAAGCACATCCAGGGCATGCGCGACAAAGGTCGCAGCGTGTACCAGGTGGCTATCGCCAATACCGACGAAGTCAAGCGCGGCACCTTCGTGATGCCAACCTTGATCGAACTGGAAAGCTTCGACGAGCTGCAACGGGAGATCTTCGGCCCGGTGCTGCACGTGGTTCGCTACAAGCGCAAAGACATCGACCAGTTGATCGCTCAGATCAACGCTTCCGGCTACGGCCTGACGCTGGGCGTGCACACCCGGATCGACGAAACGATCGCCAAGGTGATCGACAACGTCAACGCCGGTAACGTCTACGTGAACCGCAACATCGTGGGTGCCGTGGTCGGCGTGCAACCGTTCGGCGGCGAAGGTTTGTCGGGCACTGGCCCGAAAGCCGGTGGCCCGCTGTACCTGTACCGCCTGCTGTCGACACGTCCTACCGATGCGATCGAACAATCCTTCGCTCGCGGTGACGCAATCACGGCACCGGATGTTCGTCTGCGCGATGCCATGAGCAAACCGCTGACAGCCCTGAAGGCCTGGGCCGATAAACACAAGCTCGCCGACCTGAGCACCCTGTGCGTGCAGTTCGCAGCGCAATCGCAAAGCGGGATCACGCGTGTCCTGGCAGGACCGACCGGCGAACGCAACAGCTATGCCATCCTGCCGCGTGAACACGTGCTGTGCCTGGCGGACGTCGAAGGCGATCTGCTGACCCAACTCGCCGCGGTATTGGCGGTGGGCGGTTCGGCAGTGTGGCCGGAAGCTGAGTTGACCAAGGCAGTGTTCGCCCGTCTGCCGAAAGACGTTCAGGCACGCATCAAGCTGGTTGCCGACTGGAACAAGGATGAAGTGGTGTTTGATGCGGTGTTGCATCATGGCCATTCCGATCAGCTGCGTGCGGTGTGCCAGCAAGTGGCCAAGCGCGCTGGTGCCATTGTTGGTGTCCATGGTCTATCGCAAGGCGAAACCGGCATTGCGTTGGAGCGCCTGGTGATCGAGCGGGCGTTGAGCGTTAACACGGCTGCGGCGGGTGGTAACGCCAGCTTGATGACGATCGGCTAA
- the putP gene encoding sodium/proline symporter PutP, translating to MSVSNPTLITFVIYIAAMVLIGFMAYRSTNNLSDYILGGRSLGSVVTALSAGASDMSGWLLMGLPGAIYMSGLSESWIAIGLIIGAYLNWLFVAGRLRVQTEHNGDALTLPDYFSSRFEDKSGLLRIISAVVILVFFTIYCASGIVAGARLFESTFGMSYETALWAGAAATIAYTFVGGFLAVSWTDTVQATLMIFALLLTPIIVLLATGGVDTTFLAIEAQDPSNFDMLKNTTFIGIISLMGWGLGYFGQPHILARFMAADSVKSIANARRISMTWMILCLGGTVAVGFFGIAYFSANPDLAGPVTENHERVFIELAKILFNPWIAGVLLSAILAAVMSTLSCQLLVCSSALTEDFYKTFLRKTASQVELVWVGRAMVLLVALVAIALASNPENRVLGLVSYAWAGFGAAFGPVVLISVIWKDMTRNGALAGILVGAITVIVWKHFEVLGLYEIIPGFIFASLAIYIVSKLGAPTAGMLSRFAAAEADFRLNK from the coding sequence ATGAGCGTTAGCAATCCAACCCTGATCACGTTCGTGATCTACATCGCAGCAATGGTGCTGATCGGCTTCATGGCCTATCGCTCCACCAATAACCTTTCCGACTACATTCTGGGCGGTCGTAGCCTGGGCAGTGTCGTGACGGCATTGTCCGCCGGCGCCTCCGACATGAGCGGCTGGTTGTTGATGGGCCTGCCGGGCGCCATCTACATGTCCGGTCTGTCCGAAAGCTGGATCGCCATCGGCCTGATCATCGGTGCTTACCTGAACTGGCTGTTCGTTGCCGGTCGTCTGCGCGTGCAAACCGAGCACAACGGCGATGCACTGACCCTGCCGGATTACTTCTCCAGCCGTTTCGAAGACAAAAGCGGCCTGCTGCGGATCATCTCCGCGGTCGTGATCCTGGTGTTCTTCACCATCTACTGCGCTTCCGGCATCGTGGCCGGCGCCCGTCTGTTCGAAAGCACCTTCGGCATGTCCTACGAGACGGCGCTGTGGGCCGGTGCTGCGGCGACGATTGCCTACACCTTCGTCGGTGGTTTCCTGGCAGTGAGCTGGACTGACACCGTACAAGCCACGCTGATGATCTTCGCCCTGTTGCTGACGCCGATCATCGTGCTGTTGGCCACTGGCGGCGTCGACACCACGTTCCTGGCGATCGAAGCACAAGATCCAAGCAACTTCGACATGCTGAAAAACACCACCTTCATCGGCATCATCTCGCTGATGGGCTGGGGCCTGGGCTACTTCGGCCAGCCGCACATCCTCGCGCGCTTCATGGCGGCGGATTCGGTCAAGTCGATCGCCAACGCTCGCCGTATCTCCATGACCTGGATGATCCTGTGCCTGGGCGGCACCGTGGCGGTAGGCTTCTTTGGTATCGCTTACTTCTCGGCGAATCCTGACTTGGCCGGTCCCGTGACCGAAAACCACGAACGCGTGTTCATCGAACTGGCGAAAATCCTGTTCAACCCGTGGATCGCCGGTGTACTGCTGTCGGCCATTCTGGCGGCGGTGATGAGTACCCTGAGCTGCCAGCTGCTGGTGTGCTCGAGCGCCCTGACCGAAGACTTCTACAAAACCTTCCTGCGTAAAACCGCTTCCCAAGTTGAACTGGTCTGGGTCGGTCGCGCCATGGTGCTGCTGGTTGCCCTGGTCGCCATCGCGTTGGCCTCCAACCCGGAAAACCGCGTATTGGGTCTGGTCAGCTACGCCTGGGCCGGTTTCGGTGCCGCGTTCGGCCCTGTTGTCCTGATCTCCGTGATCTGGAAAGACATGACCCGCAACGGCGCACTGGCCGGTATCCTGGTCGGCGCGATCACCGTGATCGTGTGGAAACACTTCGAGGTGCTGGGTCTGTACGAGATCATCCCGGGCTTCATCTTCGCCAGCCTGGCGATCTACATCGTCAGCAAGCTGGGCGCGCCGACTGCCGGCATGCTTTCGCGCTTCGCGGCTGCCGAGGCAGATTTCCGCCTGAACAAGTGA